A region of Haliotis asinina isolate JCU_RB_2024 chromosome 9, JCU_Hal_asi_v2, whole genome shotgun sequence DNA encodes the following proteins:
- the LOC137296364 gene encoding uncharacterized protein gives MKSLACLLLGLIVGTSIHPLYANTVCSRECTPDCTLCRFMFTIDPCLTMMHGNERVVPRNGSLYYYDDIMYYNATTGLPLNDTTAWRINDTVARRIITTDGEQARFVISIHDQMADSALKEHFPGPPVVVYEGQLVEVYFTNRLHADTVSVHFHGIHQKDTPWMDGVPFITQCPILPGVTFKYKFKANPAGTHYYHSQIAGQTGLGLYGPLIVKRRQEVDIPQHIMLLQDWNHDLDPETVYLKSVTSAYTCTSTTNCSKYEQTRSSDDTKFANFEFYSGLINGRGRYYDPITGRHNGAPLTRFVVKKGNTYRFRVINAATVYAFRVYIPGHNLTIITTDGQDLQRIEVDSFVIQPGERIDFLLYASNPFNVTEYKITADTLEVSPPVRHIAEAILQYDDEDVNGSLSIPDHPCNPRGNFTCRVFNCPFKYFARMPNLTCITLNDVNGYAIDPNRDEIISERYPKRLFLNFAFPGRDTNPGSVNGIRFLRPKVSALTQRPQVEIECNDPCSVDQTPCYCMHTVYINEGDIVEMILLNKGSGKGVSQPVHLHGHSFYVAHQGFPEYQDYSGEVLNDNDDVECLDIYCNRARWRSGQNWQASEVNPRIPPLKDTTVVPSGGYVVLRFKADNLGLWYLQSMVDIYNTNGLAVLLDESASKLPHRPDGYPVCGDYTAFQLPLDNERRGLSGGLIALIVISLLLMLALIVLLILYFHRRKVRVFRTKMFKWCK, from the exons ATGAAAAGCCTCGCCTGTTTGCTCTTGGGTCTCATTGTCGGGACATCAATTCACCCCCTGTACGCCAACACTGTATGCTCGCGTGAATGCACACCCGACTGTACACTATGTCGCTTCATGTTTACAATTGATCCTTGCCTTACTATGATGCACGGGAACGAACGAGTTGTCCCGAGGAATGGAAGTCTCTATTACTATGATGACATAATGTATTATAACGCCACGACCGGCCTGCCCTTGAACGACACGACGGCCTGGCGCATTAACGACACCGTGGCCAGACGTATTATTACAACCGATGGCGAACAGGCAAGGTTTGTAATCAGCATCCACGACCAAATGGCTGATTCAGCTTTGAAGGAACATTTCCCAGGCCCTCCTGTCGTTGTTTATGAAGGACAGTTGGTTGAAGTTTACTTTACAAATAGACTCCACGCTGACACTGTTTCCGTTCATTTCCATGGCATTCACCAGAAAGATACTCCATGGATGGACGGGGTGCCTTTCATCACTCAATGTCCAATACTTCCGGGTGTAACATTTAAGTATAAATTCAAGGCAAATCCGGCAGGAACCCACTATTACCATTCCCAGATTGCAGGACAGACAGGGCTGGGTTTGTACGGTCCACTCATTGTAAAGAGGAGACAAGAAGTCGATATACCGCAGCACATCATGCTTCTGCAAGACTGGAATCATGATCTAGATCCTGAAACGGTGTATCTGAAGAGTGTCACTTCGGCATATACCTGTACATCAACCACCAACTGTTCTAAATATGAGCAAACACGATCATCGGATGACACCAAATTTGCCAATTTTGAATTCTACAGTGGTTTAATCAATGGACGGGGCAGGTACTACGATCCGATAACGGGTCGACATAATGGTGCTCCTCTAACCAGGTTTGTGGTCAAGAAAGGGAATACCTACAGGTTTAGAGTCATCAACGCTGCCACCGTCTACGCATTCAGAGTGTACATCCCAGGTCACAACCTCACCATCATTACAACAGACGGACAAGACCTGCAGCGAATTGAAGTAGACTCGTTTGTAATTCAGCCCGGGGAACGAATTGACTTTTTACTGTATGCTTCGAATCCTTTCAATGTGACTGAATACAAGATAACTGCCGACACCCTTGAAGTCAGTCCTCCCGTTCGCCATATCGCGGAAGCCATTTTACAAtatgatgatgaggatgtcaACGGATCGCTAAGCATACCAGACCACCCCTGTAACCCCAGGGGAAATTTTACCTGTAGGGTATTTAACTGTCCATTCAAATATTTCGCCAGAATGCCGAACTTGACATGCATTACATTAAATGATGTTAACGGATATGCCATTGATCCGAACAGAGATGAAATCATCAGCGAAAGGTACCCCAAAAGACTCTTCCTCAACTTTGCTTTCCCTGGAAGAGACACAAACCCTGGATCCGTCAACGGAATTCGGTTCCTCCGACCTAAAGTCTCAGCATTGACCCAGCGGCCTCAGGTCGAAATTGAGTGTAATGATCCTTGTAGTGTTGACCAAACCCCCTGTTACTGCATGCATACTGTCTACATCAACGAAGGGGATATCGTAGAGATGATCCTGCTGAACAAAGGATCGGGGAAGGGAGTCTCACAACCAGTTCATCTCCACGGCCACTCCTTCTATGTTGCACACCAAGGCTTCCCGGAGTACCAGGATTACTCTGGTGAAGTGCTGAACGACAATGACGATGTTGAGTGTTTGGACATCTACTGCAATAGGGCAAGATGGAGATCAGGACAGAACTGGCAAGCTTCGGAAGTCAATCCTCGGATCCCTCCTCTCAAGGACACAACTGTAGTGCCATCTGGTGGATATGTCGTTTTGAGATTCAAGGCCGATAACCTGGGTCTATGGTACCTTCAGTCCATGGTTGATATTTACAACACCAATGGTCTAGCTGTGCTTCTGGACGAGTCAGCATCTAAACTCCCACACAGACCTGACGGCTATCCAGTGTGTGGAGACTACACAGCCTTTCAACTGCCACTCGATA ATGAGCGAAGGGGGTTGAGTGGAGGTCTGATCGCCCTGATCGTCATCAGCCTGCTGCTGATGCTGGCTCTCATCGTCCTCCTCATCTTGTACTTCCACAGGAGAAAAGTGAGGGTGTTCAGgacaaaaatgttcaaatggtGCAAGTGA
- the LOC137296365 gene encoding uncharacterized protein: MRSFFLLLCLATNSLPLEAACPSDCHYNGRCQTNTCHCYAGFQGADCSTDCGCQGHGTCAHDGTCQCETGWRWNGAQRKCVWDCHCQNGKGCIGPGECGCTHTCKYGACRNGQCVCWEGYKGEDCSHYDASIMMSHGVSVGINLADNDYFSPELNFVDIHKQSQSWLTQRVGSNAWDTKEQSQIHWRSDGYPASLQPNQKLVQLQMRGFASHEPSGQYTILYDGEGEVDVGLSEHHTVHDGKGRLVVNIPKLGDGGFTIVVLRTNPRNPIHNIRVLPPGYEYLYKRFPFHPVFLENLKRFSEIRFMDFMKTNGHQPEPTTWVTRRKTDYYSQQGPYGAAVEYMIHLANTLGANPWFNMPHAADDDYIRNFAQLVKKDLRPDLKVYIEYSNEVWNPIFRQHVYAMEQGKKLNLDPANWKAGMKFYSKRAAQVADIWRQVYGSLSSRLYPVFSWQTGFQDYFKQAVDAVGSKISNFKALAITGYFSCNKVADDHGAEMIHMSMAQIQQYCKNELPTMQKSFQYFMDLAKTHHLQLVMYEGGPSVMQNKVFNGAASNQAITDKAIAFNRDSHIEQPITDVMNLWYSTVTQDTSNKYPGGLFNYFSYTSTPSKYGSWGILEYTGQDPNTVPKFRAVQKFITDHYKNNVLGPKCSFVQNGALAYGCFQHTPGNFQCGQTSDNGRTWSTYPSVGQKHMEYMVLDGFDPQTRHLYIRHVNTLGANTYHVYNTRTRSWSTQNNFAYYQQESSPTVLPRMPNGVYGGLNAHASC; encoded by the exons ATGCGATCGTTCTTCTTGTTACTTTGTCTAGCCACTAACAGCCT GCCACTGGAGGCAGCATGCCCAAGTGACTGTCACTACAACGGTCGCTGCCAAACCAACACCTGTCATTGTTATGCTGGCTTCCAAGGAGCGGACTGCAGCACTGACTGTGGATGTCAAGGCCATGGCACATGCGCACATG ACGGTACCTGTCAGTGTGAGACAGGCTGGAGGTGGAACGGGGCTCAGAGGAAGTGTGTATGGGATTGTCATTGCCAGAACG GTAAAGGCTGCATCGGGCCCGGGGAGTGCGGCTGCACCCACACGTGTAAATATGGCGCCTGTCGTAACGGTCAGTGCGTGTGCTGGGAGGGCTACAAGGGCGAGGACTGCTCCCACTACGATGCCAGCAT CATGATGAGCCATGGCGTGTCAGTGGGGATCAACCTCGCCGACAACGACTACTTCAGCCCCGAGCTAAACTTTGTGGACATCCACAAGCAGTCCCAGAGCTGGCTGACACAGAGGGTGGGAAGCAACGCGTGGGACACTAAGGAGCAGAGCCAAATCCATTGGAGATCTGACGGGTACCCAGCCAGTCTGCAAC ccaatcagaagttGGTTCAACTTCAAATGAGAGGCTTTGCTTCTCACGAACCCTCTGGGCAATACACAATCCTATATGATGGCGAAGGGGAGGTAGATGTGGGACTTTCAGAACACCACACAGTTCATGATGGGAAAG GCAGGTTAGTGGTCAACATTCCCAAACTCGGCGATGGGGGTTTCACAATAGTGGTTCTGAGGACGAATCCCAGGAACCCAATCCACAACATCCGGGTACTTCCTCCAGGATACGAGTATTTGTACAAGAGGTTTCCCTTTCATCCAGTGTTCCTAGAGAACCTCAAAAGATTCTCGGAGATCAGGTTCATGGACTTCATGAAGACCAACGGACATCAG CCCGAGCCGACGACCTGGGTGACACGTCGTAAGACCGACTACTACTCACAACAGGGTCCGTACGGGGCTGCTGTAGAGTATATGATACACCTGGCAAACACTCTTGGAGCCAACCCCTGGTTCAACATGCCTCATGCGGCAGATGACGATTACATCAGGAACTTTGCACAACTTGTAAAGAAGGATCTCAGGCCTGATCTGAAG GTGTACATCGAATACTCTAACGAAGTGTGGAACCCCATTTTCCGTCAACACGTCTATGCTATGGAGCAGGGTAAGAAGCTGAATCTAGACCCAGCTAACTGGAAGGCGGGGATGAAGTTCTACAGCAAGAGGGCCGCGCAGGTGGCCGACATATGGCGTCAG GTGTACGGGTCCCTCAGCTCCAGGCTATATCCAGTGTTCTCCTGGCAGACCGGGTTCCAGGACTACTTTAAACAGGCGGTCGATGCTGTGGGCAGCAAGATCAGCAACTTCAAGGCTCTCGCCATCACAGGGTACTTCTCGTGTAACAAAGTAGCCGACGACCAC ggagctgagatgaTCCACATGTCGATGGCCCAGATACAACAGTACTGCAAGAACGAGCTTCCTACCATGCAGAAGTCCTTCCAGTACTTCATGGATTTAGCCAAG ACGCACCACTTGCAGTTGGTGATGTACGAAGGAGGGCCGTCAGTGATGCAGAATAAGGTATTCAACGGCGCTGCTTCTAACCAAGCCATCACAGACAAGGCTATCGCCTTCAACAGGGACAGCCATATTGAGCAGCCCATTACAGATGTCATGAATCTTTGGTATAGTACCGTCACCCAGGATACCAGCAATAAATACCCTG GCGGCCTGTTTAACTACTTCTCCTACACGTCCACCCCCAGCAAGTACGGCAGCTGGGGCATTCTTGAATACACTGGCCAGGACCCCAACACCGTCCCCAAGTTCAGAGCCGTACAGAAGTTCATAACTGACCACTACAAGAATAACGTTCTCGGGCCAAAGTGCAGCTTTGTTCAAAATGGGGCTCTGGCCTATGGGTGTTTTCAACATACACCTGGAAACTTCCAGTGTGGCCAGACTAGCGACAATGGCAGAACGTGGAGT ACCTACCCATCTGTGGGCCAGAAGCACATGGAGTACATGGTCCTTGACGGATTCGACCCTCAGACTCGTCACCTGTATATCCGCCACGTGAATACCCTCGGAGCCAACACGTACCATGTGTACAACACCCGGACACGGTCATGGTCGAC ACAAAACAACTTTGCCTACTATCAACAAGAGTCATCTCCGACTGTTTTACCAAGAATGCCCAACGGTGTCTACGGGGGCCTGAACGCTCATGCCAGTTGTTAG